From Arcticibacter tournemirensis, one genomic window encodes:
- a CDS encoding AI-2E family transporter, with product MAVFNYKQRNNILLIILVILGCCILYSLRFIAGSLLSTVIMYTLFRPVYVYLTRSLNWNKYVACIGIIISSFLTFVIPFYGLSLMVIDKISEFQRDPLKLKVIARRIDDFFGSKLHQPDMLQKAIQKTTSYAGELFPSIIGGAAGLLLGIVVMYFLLYFMFLNYETFEKQLIKYSPFREQNALKFADELKYTTYSNVLGQGIIAIVQGSLVCLGFFIFGLKDAVFWGVISIFLSFLPLVGSALVFIPAGVIALANGNNTAGIGILLWGILLVSNIDNVIRFLIAKHIGNIHPIITVIGVIIGIPAFGIMGLVLGPLLLSYFILTVRIYETSKLASDRLERIMSTDEE from the coding sequence ATGGCGGTATTTAACTATAAACAACGTAATAACATCCTCCTGATCATCCTGGTGATCCTTGGATGCTGCATCTTATATTCGCTCAGGTTCATAGCAGGTTCATTGTTGAGTACTGTTATAATGTACACCCTGTTCAGGCCTGTATACGTATATCTCACCAGGTCGCTGAACTGGAATAAATACGTGGCCTGCATTGGCATCATTATCAGTTCCTTCCTCACTTTTGTAATACCTTTTTACGGGCTAAGCCTTATGGTGATCGACAAAATTTCTGAGTTTCAAAGGGACCCACTGAAGCTTAAGGTGATTGCCCGGCGGATCGATGATTTCTTTGGATCCAAGCTACATCAGCCTGATATGCTTCAAAAGGCTATTCAAAAGACCACGTCCTATGCCGGAGAGCTTTTCCCTTCCATCATAGGTGGTGCAGCGGGACTACTGTTGGGAATAGTTGTAATGTATTTCCTGCTCTATTTTATGTTCCTTAATTATGAAACATTTGAGAAGCAGTTGATCAAGTACTCGCCCTTCAGAGAGCAAAATGCGCTCAAATTTGCCGATGAATTGAAATACACAACCTATTCGAATGTTCTGGGACAGGGAATCATTGCTATCGTCCAAGGCTCCCTCGTGTGCCTGGGCTTTTTTATATTTGGTTTAAAAGACGCGGTATTTTGGGGAGTTATATCCATATTCCTGTCCTTCCTCCCTTTAGTAGGCTCGGCGCTTGTTTTTATACCAGCCGGCGTTATAGCACTCGCCAACGGGAATAATACAGCTGGTATTGGTATTTTGCTATGGGGGATTCTGCTTGTATCGAATATCGATAACGTAATTCGCTTTTTGATAGCAAAACATATTGGAAATATTCATCCCATAATTACTGTGATTGGCGTTATTATCGGTATTCCGGCCTTTGGGATTATGGGTTTAGTTTTAGGCCCTCTTTTGCTTTCCTATTTTATCCTGACTGTCCGCATTTATGAAACCAGTAAGCTGGCATCTGATCGGCTTGAAAGAATTATGTCAACCGATGAGGAGTAA
- a CDS encoding response regulator, whose protein sequence is MCRIKILLIDDDEDDFILTRDILSHRAHGNTYELSWCNNYAEAINAMLKCHYDVYLVDYHLGKHSGLDLLNEAVRSNCSEPVIILTGKGDNKIDEEALRLGAADYLTKDELNFDILTRAIRYALRHHNTLGQLRSSENKFRILFERSKDPIMITDAEGFVYAANDAAVEFLDTTPDRLNNETLFTFYKNPEDKELFNNTMERLGSVKDMELEIISSSGKTKYCSISSFIQISQHGHKELYYSILHDIPPIKHNEREPGTSDKRISVARLANVMVREVYNPLSNINFATEELKNNPDRYRNEELLDIIRKNCERINQVTSTLIEEAKKE, encoded by the coding sequence ATGTGCCGCATTAAAATATTGCTTATTGACGACGATGAGGACGACTTCATCCTTACCAGAGACATTCTGTCTCACAGGGCGCATGGAAACACCTACGAGCTATCGTGGTGTAACAATTATGCAGAGGCGATCAATGCAATGCTCAAGTGCCATTACGACGTATATCTTGTTGATTATCACCTCGGTAAACATTCCGGTCTTGACCTGCTGAACGAGGCTGTAAGGTCTAACTGTTCAGAGCCTGTAATTATCCTTACCGGCAAAGGAGATAATAAGATCGATGAAGAGGCCCTACGCCTGGGGGCCGCCGATTATCTCACTAAAGACGAGCTTAATTTTGACATCCTCACCAGGGCAATCCGCTACGCTTTAAGGCATCATAACACGCTCGGCCAGCTTAGAAGCAGCGAAAACAAGTTCAGGATACTTTTTGAACGGTCTAAAGATCCGATTATGATTACCGATGCAGAAGGATTTGTTTATGCGGCAAACGATGCAGCGGTAGAGTTTTTAGATACAACTCCCGACAGGCTTAATAATGAAACTCTTTTCACCTTCTATAAAAACCCAGAGGATAAAGAGCTTTTTAATAATACCATGGAACGGCTCGGGAGCGTAAAAGATATGGAACTTGAAATTATTTCATCTTCGGGGAAAACAAAATATTGCAGTATCTCTTCTTTCATACAGATTTCACAACATGGACACAAAGAGCTTTACTATTCCATACTGCATGACATTCCGCCTATTAAGCACAATGAGCGCGAACCTGGTACATCCGACAAACGAATATCAGTTGCCCGTTTGGCTAATGTCATGGTCAGGGAAGTGTACAATCCTCTTTCAAACATAAATTTTGCTACTGAAGAACTGAAAAATAACCCTGATAGATATCGGAACGAAGAACTGCTGGACATTATCAGAAAGAACTGTGAAAGAATCAATCAGGTGACTTCAACCCTTATTGAAGAAGCAAAGAAAGAATAG
- a CDS encoding ATP-binding protein produces the protein MENRLFIRHYKNRLNLPSALTVTVLAICVVPAIIVLPQLGVNNPADLKYTNYPPSGGNLSNFLLYHTWLIFGIVSCFIAGGLALAHYAFRKEASGLTAGIALAITGLYDVFYSLPYDVLPTQDFSDGLYSRWLISRLLHVSILVASTFYFIFNANKSIRENNKDVPFLIFTYFLFFTAAVALTAFLKTIPGLHNKNQFITHPYELLTLSIYLTLGSIILPHSLQKFASPFSGIIIISIIPSALAGVFMAIHREDFDVFFNAAYFLRATGYLTPLAGIVLNYIHAIKKEKQIAEHLRTQKLASLRTWKNLEERESSLAKAGADLERKVEELKRSNQELEQFAYVASHDIQEPLRKIKAFSDLIERDYGNSLPDQAQDYIARMRKAAERLQLLIDNILSLSRARKSANELVMVDLKEVINDVLSDLEYIIEKKNARIGVKVDMQLRAIPVQMRQLFQNLISNALKFSRPEVPPLITIEAIYIDGEELKNRTSDINPQALYCRIEIIDNGIGFDKQDAEKIFNLFQRLHSRTEYEGTGLGLALCKKITENHLGYIEAEGEEGNGAKIRIYLPC, from the coding sequence GTGGAGAACCGCTTGTTTATTCGTCATTACAAAAACAGGTTAAATCTGCCGTCGGCACTAACGGTAACCGTACTGGCAATTTGCGTCGTTCCTGCCATCATTGTACTTCCCCAACTTGGAGTTAACAATCCTGCTGACCTTAAGTACACAAATTATCCCCCCTCCGGTGGCAATCTCAGTAACTTTCTGTTATATCACACCTGGCTCATATTTGGCATCGTGTCTTGTTTCATAGCAGGCGGCCTGGCTTTAGCACATTACGCGTTCCGAAAAGAAGCATCGGGCCTGACAGCCGGTATTGCTCTTGCAATCACTGGATTATACGATGTCTTCTATTCACTGCCGTACGATGTTTTGCCGACGCAGGACTTTTCGGATGGACTCTACTCCAGATGGCTGATAAGCAGGTTATTGCATGTCAGCATTCTCGTAGCCAGCACATTTTATTTCATCTTTAACGCCAACAAAAGTATCCGGGAAAACAATAAAGATGTTCCATTTCTAATCTTTACTTATTTTCTTTTTTTCACTGCGGCGGTTGCACTTACAGCCTTTCTGAAAACCATTCCGGGCCTCCACAATAAAAATCAATTCATTACTCATCCATACGAACTACTTACCCTTTCAATCTATTTAACCCTGGGATCTATAATTCTCCCCCATTCGCTACAGAAGTTTGCTTCACCATTTTCGGGGATTATAATAATTAGCATTATACCATCAGCACTCGCTGGGGTCTTTATGGCTATTCACAGGGAGGATTTTGATGTCTTTTTTAACGCTGCGTACTTCCTTCGCGCTACAGGATATCTTACGCCACTGGCGGGGATTGTGTTAAATTATATCCATGCAATAAAAAAGGAAAAACAAATCGCAGAGCACCTTCGAACCCAAAAACTTGCCAGCCTGAGGACTTGGAAAAATCTGGAAGAACGCGAATCATCACTTGCAAAAGCCGGGGCCGACCTGGAACGCAAAGTTGAAGAATTAAAACGTTCTAACCAGGAGCTGGAACAGTTTGCCTATGTTGCCTCTCATGATATACAGGAGCCTCTAAGAAAAATAAAGGCTTTTAGTGACCTGATTGAGAGGGACTACGGAAACTCGCTCCCCGATCAGGCTCAGGACTACATAGCCAGAATGCGTAAAGCCGCTGAACGACTTCAACTTCTTATTGACAATATTTTGTCATTATCAAGGGCAAGAAAATCAGCGAATGAACTGGTTATGGTCGACCTGAAAGAAGTAATCAACGATGTACTCTCCGACCTGGAATATATTATAGAGAAAAAGAATGCCCGTATTGGGGTAAAGGTGGACATGCAATTGAGAGCAATCCCCGTACAGATGCGCCAACTGTTTCAAAACCTGATAAGTAACGCACTAAAATTTTCAAGGCCGGAAGTCCCTCCTTTGATTACAATTGAGGCAATTTATATAGATGGAGAAGAACTAAAAAACAGAACCAGTGACATCAATCCACAAGCGCTGTATTGCAGGATTGAAATTATCGATAATGGCATTGGATTTGACAAACAGGATGCGGAAAAGATTTTTAATCTATTCCAGCGCCTTCACAGCAGAACAGAATACGAAGGTACCGGCCTGGGTTTGGCGCTATGTAAAAAAATAACGGAGAACCACCTCGGTTATATTGAAGCAGAGGGCGAAGAAGGCAATGGAGCTAAGATAAGAATTTATCTGCCCTGTTAG
- a CDS encoding sigma-54-dependent transcriptional regulator: protein MKRILIVDDEINIGLLLSKFLTRNGYEVNIATSGGSAMEMLSKDNFNLVLCDFRLEDTDGREILKKIKVLYPSTGVIIITGYSDIKLAVELIKMGAYDYITKPLYPDEILNTINKALETQEALSRPETVSTSINTTGKKEKSNGIGLPETFIVGESIASKDLLRQIELIAPTNYSVILTGESGTGKESVAQAIHLKSNRRDKPFIAMDCGSLTKELAGSEFFGHEKGSFTGALYTKIGHFEMANGGTLFLDEVGNLSYEIQAALLRTVQERKVKRIGGTKEIDLDVRIIIATNENLHDAIQKGKFREDLYHRFNEFSIHLPPLRQRDKDIILFAHNFLKFTNKELNRNIEGFSEEVINCLLTYNWPGNVRELKNVIRRATLLTETNEIQLKALPLEISTFAKVTAIETAVENIHSRENRRGLKDAALEAEYETILKVLKEVNFNKTKAAKILNIDRKTLYNKMKAINLE from the coding sequence ATGAAGAGGATTTTAATAGTTGATGATGAGATAAATATTGGTCTTTTATTATCAAAGTTCCTAACCCGCAACGGATATGAAGTTAATATAGCTACCAGCGGCGGCTCTGCGATGGAAATGTTGAGCAAAGACAACTTTAATCTCGTTTTATGCGACTTCAGATTAGAAGATACAGACGGACGGGAAATACTGAAGAAGATCAAGGTTCTGTACCCGTCCACAGGAGTAATCATCATCACCGGATATTCTGATATCAAACTCGCGGTCGAGCTTATCAAAATGGGAGCATACGACTATATTACCAAACCACTGTATCCGGATGAGATTCTAAACACTATTAATAAAGCGCTTGAAACCCAGGAGGCCTTATCCAGACCAGAAACAGTTTCGACCTCGATAAATACAACAGGCAAAAAAGAAAAGAGCAACGGCATTGGACTTCCTGAGACTTTTATTGTAGGTGAAAGTATAGCCTCTAAAGATCTATTAAGGCAAATCGAACTGATCGCACCCACAAACTACAGTGTAATATTAACAGGAGAAAGTGGTACAGGTAAAGAATCTGTAGCCCAGGCAATTCATTTAAAAAGCAATAGAAGAGACAAACCCTTTATCGCCATGGACTGCGGTTCACTCACCAAAGAGCTGGCTGGGAGCGAGTTTTTCGGGCATGAGAAGGGGTCTTTCACAGGGGCTTTATATACCAAAATAGGGCATTTTGAAATGGCTAACGGCGGAACTTTATTTCTTGACGAAGTAGGTAACCTCTCCTACGAGATACAGGCAGCCCTGTTACGTACCGTTCAGGAACGTAAAGTGAAAAGAATAGGAGGAACGAAGGAGATCGATCTGGATGTCCGCATCATTATTGCAACGAACGAGAATTTACATGATGCTATTCAGAAGGGAAAGTTCCGGGAGGATTTATACCATCGTTTTAACGAATTCAGCATTCATCTTCCTCCTCTTCGGCAGCGTGATAAAGATATTATATTGTTTGCTCATAACTTCCTCAAGTTTACAAACAAGGAGCTTAACCGGAATATCGAAGGGTTTTCTGAAGAAGTAATTAATTGTTTACTAACATACAACTGGCCGGGAAATGTCCGTGAGCTTAAGAATGTTATCAGACGCGCTACCCTGTTGACAGAAACAAACGAAATCCAGCTTAAAGCACTACCTCTTGAAATATCAACCTTTGCAAAGGTAACTGCCATCGAAACAGCGGTCGAAAATATACACAGCAGAGAAAACAGGCGGGGCCTCAAAGATGCCGCTCTTGAAGCCGAATACGAAACAATTTTGAAGGTACTTAAAGAGGTTAACTTCAATAAGACTAAAGCTGCGAAAATTTTAAATATAGACCGGAAAACCTTGTACAACAAGATGAAGGCAATTAATCTGGAATAA
- a CDS encoding anaerobic sulfatase-maturation protein, giving the protein MNTRLLSGFNLLAKPTGAVCNLDCAYCYYLEKEKMYPGASSFRMSDETLETFTRKYIHEQPGAEVTFVWQGGEPTLLGLDFFKNALLLQKKYGSGKIIHNSFQTNGVLLNDEWCKFFKDYNFLVGISIDGPEKLHDVYRINKGSQGTFAKVMRGIELLKKHQVEFNTLTVVNNVNAKKPLEVYTFLKQVGSGYMQFIPIAERIAGNCSPSDLTLILPEYEGQSELAPWSVNPLEYGKFLVAIFNEWVKRDVGRYFVQIFDATLANEAGMPAGVCVFNERCGDALAVEHNGDVFSCDHFVYPEYKIGNINNTSLKKMLLLPEQQKFGNDKYDSLPRQCKECDVYRYCRGECPKNRFTNTKMGEAGLNYLCDGYKLFFRHVKPHMKFMANELAHERSPANIMYQRIR; this is encoded by the coding sequence ATGAACACAAGGCTTCTTTCAGGATTCAATTTGCTCGCCAAACCGACAGGTGCGGTGTGCAATCTGGACTGCGCTTATTGTTATTATCTTGAAAAAGAAAAAATGTACCCGGGCGCTTCCAGTTTCAGGATGAGCGACGAAACACTGGAAACATTTACACGAAAATATATCCATGAGCAGCCAGGCGCCGAAGTAACCTTCGTATGGCAGGGCGGAGAACCTACTTTATTAGGATTGGATTTCTTCAAAAATGCCCTGCTGCTCCAAAAAAAATACGGCAGCGGAAAAATCATCCATAATTCATTTCAAACAAATGGGGTTCTTTTAAATGACGAATGGTGTAAATTCTTTAAGGACTATAACTTCCTGGTAGGTATATCTATTGACGGGCCCGAAAAGCTCCATGATGTTTATCGTATTAATAAGGGAAGCCAGGGAACCTTTGCAAAGGTTATGAGAGGAATAGAACTGCTGAAAAAGCACCAGGTTGAATTTAACACATTAACCGTAGTCAATAACGTCAACGCAAAAAAGCCCCTGGAAGTGTATACTTTCTTAAAACAGGTGGGTAGCGGGTATATGCAGTTCATTCCTATTGCCGAACGTATTGCCGGTAACTGTTCTCCATCTGATCTCACACTCATTTTACCGGAATATGAAGGCCAGTCAGAACTGGCTCCATGGTCTGTCAATCCCTTAGAATACGGTAAATTCCTTGTTGCCATCTTTAATGAGTGGGTAAAAAGGGATGTAGGACGTTATTTCGTTCAAATATTCGATGCTACATTAGCTAATGAAGCAGGTATGCCGGCTGGTGTATGTGTATTTAATGAGCGTTGTGGCGACGCCCTGGCCGTTGAACACAATGGCGATGTTTTCTCGTGCGACCATTTTGTGTATCCCGAATATAAAATAGGGAACATTAATAATACTTCGCTCAAAAAAATGCTTCTTCTTCCTGAACAGCAAAAATTCGGTAATGATAAATACGATTCATTGCCTCGTCAATGCAAAGAATGTGACGTGTACAGGTATTGCCGCGGCGAATGTCCAAAAAACAGATTTACAAATACAAAAATGGGCGAAGCGGGACTTAATTACCTTTGTGACGGATATAAGTTATTCTTTCGCCATGTAAAACCGCATATGAAGTTCATGGCCAATGAACTGGCACATGAAAGATCTCCCGCAAATATCATGTATCAAAGGATACGTTGA
- a CDS encoding glutamine--tRNA ligase/YqeY domain fusion protein, with amino-acid sequence MSEERSLNFLEEIIEEDIKNGKHGGRVHTRFPPEPNGYLHIGHAKSICLNFGLAKKYNGQTNLRFDDTNPEKEETEYVDSIKEDVKWLGFEWQNEFYASDYFEQLYEFAIQLIKKGKAYVDDSTPDEIAEQKGSPTEAGTPSPYRDRSIEENLKLFAEMREGKYQDGEKVLRAKIDLASPNMHMRDPIMYRIRHAHHHRTGDAWCIYPMYDFAHGQSDSIEKITHSVCTLEFIPHRALYDWFIEELEIFPSKQYEFARLNMTYTVMSKRRLLQLVNEGFVDSWDDPRMPTISALRRRGYTAASIRDFCERIGIAKRENVIDVSLLEFCVREDLNKTAWRRMAVLDPVKLVITNYPAGQEEVFSGENNPEEEDGGGSREIPFSGELWIEREDFMENPTKKYFRLGPGLMVRLKNAYIVKCEDFVKDEQGNITEVHCTYIPESKSGNDTSALKVKGTIHWVSVSHAAKAEVRLYDRLFRVEDPGAEGRDFREYINPESLQVIPEAYIEADLASAEPGKGYQFIRKGYFTLDRESEPGKLVFNRTVTLKDTWAKEIKKG; translated from the coding sequence ATGAGCGAAGAACGATCACTTAATTTTTTAGAAGAAATAATTGAAGAAGATATAAAGAACGGCAAGCATGGTGGACGGGTCCATACCCGTTTTCCTCCTGAACCTAATGGTTATCTCCACATAGGACACGCTAAATCTATCTGTCTGAATTTTGGATTGGCGAAAAAGTACAATGGCCAGACGAATCTCCGTTTTGACGATACTAATCCCGAGAAGGAAGAAACCGAGTATGTGGATAGTATTAAGGAGGATGTGAAATGGCTGGGATTTGAATGGCAGAATGAGTTTTATGCGTCTGATTACTTCGAGCAGCTTTATGAGTTTGCAATACAACTTATAAAAAAGGGGAAGGCCTATGTAGACGACAGTACTCCCGATGAAATAGCAGAACAAAAGGGGTCGCCTACTGAAGCAGGAACTCCATCGCCTTACAGGGACCGCTCTATAGAAGAGAATCTGAAGTTGTTTGCTGAGATGCGTGAAGGGAAATACCAGGACGGCGAAAAGGTGTTACGTGCTAAGATTGATCTGGCGTCGCCAAATATGCATATGCGCGACCCGATTATGTATCGTATTCGTCATGCTCACCATCACAGAACGGGAGATGCATGGTGCATTTATCCGATGTATGATTTTGCACATGGACAATCCGACTCTATTGAGAAAATAACGCATTCGGTTTGTACGCTTGAATTTATTCCTCACCGTGCGTTGTACGACTGGTTTATTGAAGAGCTTGAAATATTTCCGTCGAAACAGTACGAGTTTGCACGTTTGAATATGACGTATACTGTGATGAGCAAACGCCGTTTACTCCAGCTGGTGAATGAGGGTTTTGTGGATTCATGGGATGATCCGAGAATGCCTACTATCAGTGCACTTCGTCGTCGTGGTTACACCGCTGCTTCGATACGTGATTTCTGTGAGAGAATAGGAATTGCAAAGCGGGAGAATGTGATTGATGTAAGTTTGCTTGAGTTTTGCGTGCGGGAAGATTTAAATAAAACGGCCTGGCGCCGAATGGCTGTTCTCGATCCCGTAAAGCTTGTTATCACAAATTATCCCGCGGGACAGGAAGAAGTTTTCAGTGGTGAGAATAATCCGGAAGAGGAAGATGGCGGAGGATCGCGTGAGATTCCATTCAGCGGAGAACTATGGATTGAACGTGAAGACTTTATGGAAAACCCTACTAAGAAGTATTTCAGACTGGGGCCGGGTTTAATGGTAAGGCTTAAGAATGCTTATATTGTTAAATGCGAAGACTTTGTAAAGGATGAACAGGGGAATATTACCGAAGTGCATTGTACATATATTCCTGAATCAAAGTCGGGCAACGATACTTCGGCGCTGAAAGTAAAAGGTACGATCCATTGGGTAAGCGTTTCTCACGCAGCAAAAGCCGAGGTTCGTTTATATGATCGTCTGTTCCGTGTAGAAGACCCGGGAGCCGAAGGCAGAGATTTTAGGGAATATATCAATCCTGAAAGCCTCCAGGTGATTCCAGAGGCTTATATAGAAGCTGACCTGGCAAGTGCCGAGCCCGGCAAAGGTTACCAGTTTATCAGGAAGGGTTACTTTACTCTAGACAGAGAATCTGAACCCGGTAAATTGGTGTTCAACAGAACGGTTACATTAAAGGATACATGGGCAAAGGAAATTAAGAAAGGATAA
- a CDS encoding replication-associated recombination protein A translates to MATLPPLAERMRPASLDEYSGQKHLVGQNAILRKAIESGNLPSMILWGPPGVGKTTLAYIISQQLQRPFFSLSAINSGVKDVREVIEKAAKLKESQDNLPVLFIDEIHRFSKSQQDSLLGAVERGLVTLIGATTENPSFEVISALLSRCQVYILKSLSEDDLIDLINRALSADEFLLHKKVTIKEHEALLRLSGGDARRLLNVLELVINASGKESVEITNAFVLEHVQQNMALYDKAGEQHYDIISAFIKSIRGSDPNAAVYWLARMIAGGEDPLFIARRLLILASEDIGNANPNALLLANNCFQAVNVIGWPESRIVLSQTVTYLASCAKSNASYEAINRASQLVERTGDLSVPLHLRNAPTKLMKNIGYGTEYKYSHAYEGNFEEQEYFPKGLSGTVLYEPGNNASEQKLRERLKTLWKNKYKY, encoded by the coding sequence ATGGCCACTCTACCTCCATTAGCTGAACGCATGCGACCTGCTTCGCTCGATGAGTATTCGGGTCAGAAGCACCTCGTTGGGCAAAATGCTATCCTACGGAAGGCAATAGAGAGCGGTAATTTGCCATCGATGATCCTTTGGGGGCCTCCCGGGGTTGGTAAAACCACGCTTGCGTATATTATCTCTCAGCAGTTACAGCGTCCTTTCTTTAGCCTGAGTGCTATCAATTCGGGCGTAAAAGATGTAAGGGAGGTGATTGAAAAGGCAGCGAAGCTAAAGGAGTCGCAGGATAATCTACCTGTATTGTTCATTGATGAAATTCATCGTTTTTCAAAGTCGCAGCAGGATTCATTGCTGGGGGCCGTTGAGCGTGGTCTCGTTACTCTGATTGGCGCTACTACAGAGAATCCTTCGTTTGAAGTGATTTCAGCTTTACTCTCAAGATGCCAGGTTTATATATTGAAATCTTTAAGTGAAGATGACCTGATTGACCTGATCAACAGAGCGTTAAGTGCAGATGAGTTTTTGTTGCATAAAAAAGTAACGATAAAGGAGCATGAGGCCTTACTTCGCTTGTCGGGTGGAGATGCGCGCCGCTTGCTGAATGTACTTGAACTTGTGATTAATGCAAGTGGGAAGGAGTCGGTAGAGATAACCAACGCGTTTGTTCTTGAACACGTTCAGCAGAACATGGCGCTTTACGATAAGGCCGGCGAACAACATTACGACATCATTTCGGCATTTATAAAATCTATCCGTGGCAGCGATCCGAACGCTGCCGTTTATTGGCTTGCAAGGATGATTGCCGGTGGTGAAGATCCTTTGTTTATTGCCAGGCGCCTGCTTATACTGGCTTCGGAGGATATCGGTAATGCCAATCCCAATGCACTGCTTCTTGCTAATAACTGTTTTCAGGCTGTGAATGTAATAGGATGGCCAGAATCCCGTATCGTATTGTCGCAAACTGTGACTTATCTCGCTTCATGTGCAAAAAGTAATGCCAGCTACGAAGCGATTAACCGGGCTTCTCAACTGGTTGAACGAACCGGCGACCTTTCAGTGCCTTTACATTTGCGAAACGCTCCAACCAAGTTGATGAAGAATATCGGGTATGGCACAGAGTACAAATATTCGCATGCCTATGAAGGTAACTTTGAGGAGCAGGAGTACTTTCCTAAGGGATTGAGTGGTACCGTGCTTTACGAACCGGGCAATAATGCAAGCGAACAAAAATTAAGAGAGCGGTTAAAAACATTATGGAAGAATAAATATAAGTACTGA
- a CDS encoding DUF5687 family protein, which produces MTSSFLQHQWKAFWRSKNTGKSIAVRIVMALLILYLLVNVLVLAFFLDKIFKAIYPAADVIRSFNSFLLYYFLLDLLARFQLQELPTLSVKPYLNLPVRKNQIVNYLCLTSLWSGFNLTPFLLTLPFLIKVVIPSAGGAVFTAYVVTLLGLTMFNHFFSLWLKRKVNLNGWYMLAFLLFIAVVSLLDFKFKAISISSFSVFIFNQLLVYPLYMLLPVLLAAGMYLVNYRFLRSNLYLDELRSDSSGEKSSTEIPFLNRFGMAGQLTVTELKLILRNKRSKSSLTICSMMMLYGLLFYTNPALGSSYGWKIFASLFMTGIFIINYGQFMFSWQSSHFDGILAHRITTEDFIKSKFILFTIFSGIAFILTIPYVFFGWQVLFVQFCMFFWNLGVNTLIVLFFANRNYRRIDLSKGGTLNWEGVGASQWLLSLPLFILPYVIFVPLNYLGYPLIAVTLMGFVGLVFIITRTIWINMLVKNFKKQRYLIAEGFRHS; this is translated from the coding sequence ATGACCTCATCTTTTTTACAACATCAGTGGAAAGCATTCTGGCGATCTAAGAATACCGGTAAAAGTATCGCTGTCAGAATTGTAATGGCCTTATTGATCCTTTATCTTCTGGTTAATGTGCTGGTTCTTGCTTTCTTTCTCGACAAGATCTTTAAAGCTATTTATCCTGCCGCCGACGTTATAAGATCGTTCAATAGTTTTCTGCTTTATTATTTTCTCCTTGACCTGCTGGCCCGTTTTCAGTTACAGGAACTTCCTACACTGAGCGTCAAACCCTATCTGAACCTTCCTGTCAGAAAGAATCAGATTGTGAATTATTTGTGTTTGACCTCGTTGTGGTCGGGATTTAATCTTACACCTTTTTTGCTGACTTTGCCTTTTCTGATTAAGGTGGTGATTCCATCGGCTGGCGGCGCTGTATTTACAGCGTATGTGGTAACATTGCTGGGGCTCACTATGTTTAACCATTTTTTCAGCCTTTGGCTTAAACGGAAGGTGAACCTGAATGGCTGGTATATGCTTGCTTTTTTACTGTTTATAGCTGTTGTCAGTCTTCTTGATTTTAAATTTAAAGCTATTTCTATTTCGTCTTTTTCCGTTTTCATATTTAATCAGTTGCTTGTTTACCCGCTGTACATGTTGCTTCCGGTGTTGCTTGCCGCAGGGATGTACCTGGTTAACTATCGTTTTCTTAGGAGCAACTTATATCTTGATGAGCTAAGATCAGACAGCTCGGGTGAGAAATCATCTACAGAGATCCCTTTTCTAAATCGTTTCGGAATGGCCGGGCAGTTGACTGTAACCGAGCTAAAATTAATTCTCAGGAATAAGCGATCGAAATCTTCTCTTACGATTTGTTCAATGATGATGTTATACGGTCTTCTTTTTTACACTAACCCTGCTTTGGGCAGCAGTTATGGATGGAAGATATTTGCATCGTTGTTTATGACCGGCATTTTCATCATCAACTACGGTCAATTCATGTTCAGCTGGCAGTCGAGTCATTTTGACGGGATATTAGCACACCGCATTACAACAGAAGATTTTATTAAATCGAAGTTTATTCTGTTTACTATCTTTTCGGGCATTGCGTTTATCCTTACTATCCCGTATGTGTTTTTTGGGTGGCAGGTGCTGTTTGTGCAGTTCTGCATGTTCTTTTGGAACCTCGGTGTAAATACTTTGATTGTGTTGTTTTTCGCTAACCGTAATTACCGAAGAATAGACCTTTCTAAAGGAGGTACCCTTAATTGGGAAGGGGTTGGAGCTTCTCAATGGTTGCTTTCGCTTCCCCTTTTTATATTGCCATATGTGATTTTCGTTCCACTAAACTATCTTGGCTATCCGCTGATCGCCGTTACACTGATGGGGTTTGTTGGTTTAGTGTTTATTATCACCCGCACTATCTGGATTAATATGTTAGTCAAAAATTTTAAAAAGCAACGTTATCTTATTGCAGAAGGTTTCAGGCATAGTTGA